The genomic DNA TCTCAAAAAGGAACACATTATAAAacaatctaaagaaacagcagagaaacaaagtcactgacatctatcagtctttGGTTACAAAGCTGTTTCTAAGgttgggactccagtgaaccacaatgacagccattatccacaaattgggaaaacagtggtgaaccttcccaggagtatCCCGTTACGTAtggcataaaactaacacagcatttaataaaaacagcatCATACCGGCAGTCAAACATGGTTGTGGTAGTGTCACGGTCTGAtgttgctttgctgcttcaggacaaCTTGCTGTAACTGATGgaacatgaattctgctctaTACCAGAAAATGCTGAAGGATAATGTGCTGCTATAACTTTATGTTCTGAAGCTCAAGCTCACTTGATTTatacagcaggacaatgatccaaaacatacagtgcacctctgaaaggcacaaaaagaaaaaaaaaaaaaggttttggagTGGAGTGGACTAGTCAAAGTCTAGACTTACTGTAAATCCAgttgagatgctttggcatgatGTTAAACAGGTCGTTCATGGTAGAAACCCCTCCAAtatggctgaattaaaacaattctgcaaagaagagtgggccaaattACTCAGCAATTTCACAGCAGTGTGAAAGACTCATTACCAATTGTCACAAGAGATTTGACTGTAGTTCTTGCTGAACACCTGGCCCTGAGACTGAGGaggtcacttggatgagtgacgaaacgtttctctcatggaaaatgctacatccagatgaatagaatcaaccttttgggatctacttacctggatgattgagcatgcatcaagacaggGAACGGTATttttggatagcttttttccttaataaatgaaatcatcatttaaaaacaggcaGTTAGTCAGGTTGTCTTTGTCTaacattaaaatttgtttgatccAAAACATGTAAGTTTGACAAACATGGggaagaaaacaagcaaacaaagaaatcaggaagctggcaaatacattttcacagcactgtatatgATGTCTAATATTGTTACTCTCAGCAGTAGGCATTAGATGTGTGCAGTCAAGTATGCTTGCAAAATCATTTATAAAATGCTCTATATGGTTGGAGATGGCTCATCATTTAACATGTTCACTTTGACTCATATATTGTATACCTATTTATGCATTTAGAGATTATTGGCTGATACATTGATATCACAATTCTTTTTACTCCCTAAACATTGATGTCTACATCTTCCCCAAAAGTCACTCTACATAAACACTCTGCATCTATTATGGatttctacatttttttctctttttgcattgtgtgcttttgtgtttctcatGATCAGAtcatctctgtgtttttgttcctCAGTCATAGTCACAGAGAAGACAAACATCTTATTACGATATCTACATCAACAGTGGGATAAAAAGGTAAAGGCTTTTAAATATCGTTCATCTAATGGAGGAAGCAGTTTGTGCTAACTATATTGTCTATGATGGCACGTCTCCATTATGTTGTAGTCCAGTGGTTAATGTCCTTTTCCTTACTCCATCAGAATGCGGCAAAAAAGCGAGAACAGGAACAAACAGAAGGGGAGAGCACGGCACCTCCACGAAAAATTGCAAGAACAGACAACAGAGAGCCGAATGAAGCTTCATAAACTGCTACGCCATCGATTCTGAGTAGAGACTGACCCACTCAGACAAAATGCACAAGCCGATGCAAAATACATGTTTGCAAACAAGTTTGCCACAGCTGCACAAGCAGTTTGATTTCAGACCACAGCTGTCAAGTTGTTCCTAATGTTTGGACTTGACTTTAGAGCTCCTCCTTAACCAAATACCTTTTTCCTCAGTTATTCACTGCTTTCATGCATTGTTTTGTTCACTTTGAGGAGGCCATACTTCTACTTCagaggtttgttttttcttttcatagtAGTCTTAAAATGATCAAACATCTACCTCCTTATTGCTCAGTCCCTGTGGTTTTATTCCACTTACACCCATGTAGTTTTTCTTTAGAGATgccagggatttaaaaaaaaaaaaaaaaaaaaaaaaaaagcttttgggCTGACCCTTTGAAGGTTTACAATTGCAGTAATTCACACATATCTGAAATGTGCATGTGCTGTGAGATGACCTTGTGGATATTTTTCAATCAGGAACTTAAATTTTTGAATTATGAACAATTTCTGTTGTTACTTATGTCATTTTAGGTAATCTTTTTAAAGATTACTGCTATTACAGTAAgtggaaataattattttaatagtGGTTTAGGTTTAGCGTTAGATTCAGGGTTTGTTTTTATGAGCTGTGTTGCAGAAACAAGATGAGTGATTGaagaaatgtttgttttctcccgatgaataataactataatGATTTATTGCCTTATGTGGAAGTGAGTGTGTTTCCACTTGCGACTTAGGGTGCCCCTTGGTTTACATTGTGTTTC from Pelmatolapia mariae isolate MD_Pm_ZW linkage group LG18, Pm_UMD_F_2, whole genome shotgun sequence includes the following:
- the LOC134616587 gene encoding DET1- and DDB1-associated protein 1-like — protein: MEKRDFLKGLPVYNKNNFSRFHADSVCKASNRRPSVYLPTRDYPSEQIIVTEKTNILLRYLHQQWDKKNAAKKREQEQTEGESTAPPRKIARTDNREPNEAS